Below is a window of Vicinamibacterales bacterium DNA.
GCATCGGCCACCAGCTCGCCGCGACGAATCCGGTCCGCCGCGCGAAGCTGTTCCACGAGGACAACTCGCGGTTGGGATACCGCTCGCGCGAGGAGTACGACTCAGCGCTCGGGCGAGAAGTGCCGCCGTGCGAAAGCCCGGTCTGACCCGGACTTCAAGTACTGCTCGAAGCGCACCGCCGTGCGCTCGTCGCCAAACTCGATCTGCACGACCACCCGCCATGGACGATAGGGAATCGTGACGGCGGAAGGGCCGCCATTGTGCCATGCGAGTCGTTCGTCGACGTCTGCCGTCACGCCGACATAGTGCCGTTCAGGATCACGCTCGCTGCGGAAGATGTACACGAACCGCTTTCCAACGCCCTGCATGCCCCGGCGGTGGCATAAGGCACGCCAGCGGATTTGTCGAACGTTTTCACAACACTCGGCCGGCCTGACGGACGGCGCTTGTCCGGATGGAAACGGCAGTTGACGGGGACGCGATTGCTGTCGGCGCGGTCGCGAAAAGGGCACGCGAGGAGGTCCGCCTTCGCTCGCCTGACCTGTGCGCGAGCTTCGGCGAGACAGCCTTCGCCAGAGGGGTAGCGCGCTCGCCTGCCTGGCCGGAGCTCGCCCGCAGTTCAGGCGAGCGAAGGCTGGCTCCTCGGGCTGGACTCGAACCAGCAACCCTCCGGTTAACAGCCGGATGCTCTGCCATTGAGCTACCGAGGAATATGGCGGGCTGCCCGCCGGGCGCGCAGACGCGCGCCGCCGGGAAACCCCAAGTGTAGCGCATGCGCCGCGGCGCGCGCAATCGACGGCGACGCCGGACGGATCCGCCGCCCGACGCACACCTCACCCGCGGTTACCCACGCCGACCGTGCGAATGGTGCGAATGGAATGTAAGAGACGGGGACCCCGCCCCGCGGCGCTACGCGGCGCGGGACGGGAACAGGGCCGCGATCAGATCGTCGTCCGAATACCGCTCGAACGTGTCGGCACTGATTTCCTGGAAGCGCCGGAGATCGTCCGGGCCGACGTCCACGTGCAGCGTCTTCCGCTCGGCATCGAGGCGTGCCGGTGTGAGCGGGACGAGGTGGCGCCGGCTCCTGAGCAGCTTGCGCGATCGCACCACGAGATAGCGAACCTGCTTCTCGATCGGATCGATGACGAGGCCGTCGAGCGTGCCGACGGGTTCGTGACGCGGGCCGACGACCATCGTGCCCTGGAGGGCACCCTGCGGCGTGTCGACGTGATCGGCCCCGATGTAGCGCAAGCCTGAGTCCGCGTGCTCCATACCGCTGTCGACAGCAAACGGCAGGCCAGCAGGGAATGGCGTAGTTCCCCGGCAGCGACGTTTGGTTCAGTAACGTTTCTGAATCCGTGTCGGCAACTCCTACATCTATGGCTGAGGTAGCGCGGCGTCTCTGCGCAGGAAATGCACGACAATCGCGATCGCGAACGACGCTGCCCCGGCCGCTGCGGCGGCGGATCCTGGAGCGAACAGCAGCAGCCCGCCGGCCACGGCAAGCACGCGCTCGGCAACGCTCGCGCGCCCTCGAATCCATCCGCCCAGCCCCGCCGCCAGCGCGACGACGCCGAGAGCGGCGACCGAAGATCCGATCAGGATCTGCGCGAGCGATCCCTGCATCAGCAGAGCCAGCCCTCGCGGACCGAGTGTGAAGGCGAAGGGAAAGACGAAGGCCGGCAGCGTGTACTTCCACGCCAGCCACATCGTCGGCACCTGGCGTCCGCCGGTGATCGCCGCGGCTGCCATTGGCGACAGGGCGGTCGGCGGGCTCACTTCCGACAGCACCGCGTAATAGAAGATGAACATGTGCGCCGCGAGGTCGGGGACGCCGACCGAGGTCATCGCCGGCGCCACCATCACCGCCGCGATGATGTACGACGCGGTCACCGGCACCGCGAGGCCGAGCACGAGGACGGCGATCGCGGAATACAACACCGTCAGGAACAGACTGCCGCCCGCAAACGCGACGATCAGCCCCGCGATCTTCAGACCGAGACCCGTCAGCGTCACCACGCCGACGATGACGCCGGCCGTCGCCGTCGTCGCCGCCACCGAGACGACGCTCCTGCCGCCGGTCGCGAGCGCCTCGAGCAGACGGCGCGGCCAGAGCGCATGGCGTCGATCGAAGAAGCTCAGTCCGATCGCGAGCAGCATCGCGTAAAAGACCGCGCGGAACGCGGACGTGCCGGTTGCGAGCATGATCGGCAGTCCGGCGATCGGCAGGAAGTGGTAGCCGTGCCGCCGCGTCAGCTCCCGGAGAGGCGGGCCTGCCGTCTCGAGCGGCCGCATGCCGAACCGCCGCGTGTCCGCCTCGATCATCAGGAGCACGCCGAGGAAGTAGAGCAGCGCCGGAATGATCGCCATCACGACGACCTGCAGGTATGGAATGTTGAGGAGCTCGGCGATGATGAACGCCGCCGCGCCGAGCGCCGGCGGGCAGATGATCGCGCCGATGCCGGCAGCCGCCAGAATGGCGGCGCCCGTGGTCGCCGGATAGCCGGCCTTCCTCAGGACCGGCCAGGTCATCGCGCCGAGCGTGACGGTATTGGCGACGCCGCTGCCGGACACCGCGCCGAGCAGCAGCCCGGCGAGCGTGACCGCGCGGCCCGCGCCGGCGCCATGACGGCTGCGCCCGACGGCGGCGAGCGCCCACTCGACGAGGAACGCGCCGGTGCCCGAGACGCTGAGCACCGCGCCGAAGATGGTGAACAGCGCGATGTAGGTCGCGGCGACGTCGAGCGGCACGCCGAAGATCCCTTCGAGCGTCATGTAGAGCGTGCCGACGATGCGCGCGGGATCGTAGCCGCGGTGCGCGACGAAGCCGAGGCCGACGAGATCCAGCAGCGGTCCGTAGAACGCATACGCGACGAACAGCAGCGCCGTCACCGGCAGAATCGGGCCCGCCGTCCGCCGCGTGGCTTCGAGGACGACGCCGATCAGCGCCGCGCCGAGCGCGACGTCGGTCAGCGTCGGATCCGCGGCGCGATAGATGAACCGTTCGAAGTCCGCCAGCGGCCAGAGCAGCGCCGCCGCGGCGACCGCGATCAACAGCCAGTCGGCCGCCGCGACGCCGGCGCGATCGGCGCGGCCGCGCGGGTAGAGGAGGAAACTGAGCGTCAGCGCGAGCAGCAGAAAGGTGATGCGATACGCCTGCGGCTGGATGACGCCAATCACCCAGTACAGCGCATAGCCCGAGATCGCAATGCTGACGAACCACGCGACGGTGGCCGTCCGCCCCCGCAAATCACGCGTCGGGGATTCGAACGCGAGGTCTTCCACCGGCGCCGCCGCGCCGTTCACTGTTTCCACGCGCCGCGTTCCCGGTAGAAGCGTTCGGCGCCGGGATGGAACGGCGCCGGCGAACCCTCGACTGCCGAGGGGAGCGAGAGGTGGCGCGCTTCGGGGTGGATGGCCGTCAGCGCCGCGCGCCGTTCGAAGAGCACGCGCGTCAGGTCGTAGGCGAGCGGCTCCTCCATCTTCCCGTGCACGACCAGCGCGTTCTGCACCGCGACCACGCCGACCTCGCTGGTCATCCCCGGGTACGAACCCTTCGGGATGACGCGGCGCGTGTACAGCGCATCGCCGAACTGGCGCTGCAGCGCGGGGATGACTTCGTCGTTGGGAATCAGACGGGCGCGGATGCCGACCGAGCTGGCGAGATCGAGGATCGATGCGGTCGGCAGGCCGCCGCTCCAAAAGAACGCATCGATCTTGCCGTCCTTGAGCGCGTCGACGGACGCGTTGACGCTGAGCGCCTGGCGGCGCACGTCCCGGTCGGGGTCGACGCCGGCGGCGCGCAGCACGCGCAAGGCGATCACCTCGGTGCCGCTGCCAGGAGAACCGGTCGACACCACCCGTCCGCGCAGATCCGGGATCCGGTCGACGCCGTTGCCGGCGACGGTGGCGAGGTGCGTGTAGTTGGGGTAGAGCACGGCGAGCGTCCGCGCCTCGATCGGGCCGGTGCGCGCAAACGCGCCGCGCCCCGCGATGGCATCGTCGAGGGTATCGGCGAGCGTGAACGCGATGTCGACCTTGCGCTGCTGGATCAGCTTGAGGTTGTCGACGGATGCTGCGGTCACTTCGGCGGTCGCCTGCACCCGCAGCGACTCGCCGATCACCTTGGCCAGTCCGCCGCCGTATGGATAGTAGACGCCGCCGGTGTTTCCCGTCGCGATCGACAGCCGCACCACGCCGCCGTGCGCGCGCGCGAACTCGCGCGGATTCGAGCCGACGGCGATCATGCCGAGGGCGCACAGCGCTGCGCCGGCAGCCGCGGCCAGGTTCCTGACGGTCACGATTCCGTCCAGTGTATTCTCAGCCGCATGCGCACCACGTTTCTGTGCACGGCGGCGATCGCGCTGTGTCTCTGTTCCGGGCCGGCGGCGCGGCAGGCGCCGGCCGACTGGCCGCAGTGGGGCGGACCGAACCGCAACTTCGTGTCACCGTCCACGGGTCTGGCGAGCGGCTGGCCGGCGGGCGGCCCGCGCAAGCTCTGGTCGCGAACGCTCGGCGAGGGGCATTCGGCCATCGCCGTCGAAGGCGGCCGCCTCTACACGATGTATCGTCCGCTCGGCCTGCTCGCGGCCATCCGGCGCAGCCAGGAGGAAGTCGTCACCGCGATCGACGCGGCGACGGGGAAGGCGATCTGGGAGCACAAGTTTCCATCGCCGACCGAGGGGGTGAACTTCTCGGAAGGGGCGGGGCCGCATTCGACGCCGCTCGTCACCGCCGACCGCGTGTTCGCCATCGGCAGCCGCAAGGAGCTGATGGCGCTGAACAAGGCGACCGGCCAGCTCCTCTGGTCGCACGACATGATCAAGGAGTACAACGCGGAGCCTCCGGACCGCGGCTACGCGCCGAGCCCGCTGCTCCACGGCGACACCGTGATCGTGCCGATGGGCGGCCCCGGGCAGGTGCTCGCCGCCTTCAACGCGAAGAGCGGCGCGCTCGTCTGGAAGGCGGGGGATTTCCAGTTCTCTCCGGCGTCGCCGGCGATCATCGACGTCGACGGGCAGAAGCAGCTGCTCTATTTCGCCGGCAACGCGGTCGCCGGTTTCGATCCGGCCACCGGCCGGACGCTGTGGAGCCATCCGCACAAGACGGATTGGGGGCTCAACATCAGCACGCCGATCTGGTCGCCGTCGGATCATCTGCTCTTCGTGTCCTCGGCGTACGGCACCGGCAGCCGGGTGCTCGAGCTGCGGCAGGCCGGCGGCAAGACGACGGCGACGGAGAAGTGGTTCAACAACCGGATGCGGATTCACATCGGCACGGCGATCCGCGTCGGCAACCACGTCTTCGGATCGAGCGGCGATTTCGGTCCGGCGTTCCTCACCGCGGTTGACGTCACGTCGGGCAGGCTGGCCTGGCAGGACCGCAGCTTCGCCCGCGCGCAGCTGCTGCATGCGGACAACAAGCTGGTGATCCTCGACGAGGACGGCACGCTCGGGCTCGCCACCGTGTCGCCGGCGGGCCTGCAGGTGCTCGCGAAGGCGCCGATTCTCGATCACCTCGCGTGGACGCCGCCGACCCTCGTGGGCACGCGGCTGTTCGTGCGCGATCGCAAGACGATCGCCGCCTTCGACCTCGGCGGCGGCAAGTAAGCCGGCGACAGCCGGCCAGGGCTCACGACTCCGGCGGTACATCCGCACGCCGCTCGTGCGCATACGCAGTGAGCCGGTATGCGCGGAGAAGAGCGATTCGATCTCGTGGTCATCGGCGGAGGGCCGGCGGGTTCGACGGCGGCGACGCTCGTGGCGATGCAGGGGCACCGCGTGCTGCTGCTGGAGAAGGAGGCGTTTCCGCGGTACCAGATCGGCGAGTCGCTGCTGCCGCTGACGATCCACGCGATCTGCGCGATGCTCGGGGTGACCGACGAGATCAAGCAGGCGGGATTCGTGCCCAAGTTCGGCGGCGTGTTTCGCTGGGGGCTGCGCGAAGAGCCGTGGCACTTCACTTTCGGCACGGTACGGGATCTTGCGAAGGCGGGCGCCGGCTACGCGTACCAGGTCGAGCGCGCGCGCTTCGATCACATTCTGTTGAACAACGCACGGCGGCGCGGCGTGGACGTGCGCGAGCGGCACGCGGTGCTCGAGCCGCTGTTCGAGAACGAGCGCGTGAGCGGCGTGCGCTTTGCCGACCCGGGCGGCACCGAGCGGGTGGCGCGCGCGGCCTTCGTCATCGACGCCTCCGGAAACGGCAGCCCGCTCCACCGCCACGTCGGGACGCGCGTCTACTCTGAGTTCTTCCGCAACGTCGCGCTGTTCTGTTATTACGAGAACGCCGCGCGGCTGCCGGGGGACCAGGCCGGCAGCGTCGTGAGCGCGGCGTTCGACGAAGGATGGTTCTGGTTCATCCCGCTGTCGGACACGCTCACCAGCGTGGGCGCCGTGATCGCGCGCGAGCACGCCGAGCGCCTGCAGCAGGATCACGAGCAGGCGATGCGCGGCTTCATCGACGCCTGCCCGTTCATCAGGACGCTGCTGGCGGGGGCGACACGCGTCACCGACGGCCCGTACGGCCGCTTCCGGGTCCGCAAGGATTACTCGTACACGAACACGCACTTCTGGCGGCCGGGCTTGATCCTGATCGGCGACGCCGCCTGCTTCATCGATCCGATCTTCTCGTCCGGCGTGCACCTGGCGACCTACGCGGCGCTGCTCGCGGCACGTTCGATCAACACCATTCTGCGCGGCGGGGTGGACGAGCCGCGCGCCCTGGTCGAGTTCGAGCGGCGCTACCGCGCCGAGTTCGAGAACGTCTTCGGCTTCCTGGTGAGCTTCTACGACGTGCACCAGGACGAAGACTCGTATTTCTGGCGCGCACGCAAGATCCTCCACACCACCGAACGCGCCAACGAAGCGTTCGTCCGGCTGATCTCCGGCTTCTCCACGGCGGAATCCACCATCTTCGAGACCGCCAGCCGCGTCAGCGCGCACATGAAGGAATTCGAGCGCTCCGGCAGCCGCGAGGCGCTGTGCCGCATCGAGGAGCTCGGGCGGCCGAACCCGCGCGCGCTGCGCACACCGGGATCGGCCGCCGCCGCGCCAGCACCGGAAACACCACGCTGGCCGGGCGGACTGATCACCAGCCCTGACGGGTTCTACTGGACACTGCCGGGGCACCCGGTCGCACGCTGATCGCAGGACGCCGCAATAACGGCGCGGCGGCCGGAGCGGCCACCGGCCTTCCTCTATTGCACGCGTCCGCCGACCGGCAGGCCGCTCGGCACGCGCGGTGGAATCGTCCGGTCGAACGCCGGATCGTCGAGCGCCCGCAGGAACTCGACGATGTCGCGCTGGCCGCGGCCGCGCAGGTCCAGCTGTCGGACGAGCGGGTCCACCGCCGCCGGGCCGACGTTGGGATTTCCTCCCCGCCCGCCTCCCCGCCCGCCCCCACCTCCGCGCCGGCCGCCGCCTCGACTAATCCGCTGGTAGAAGTCGATCACATCGGGCAGCGAACGGAAGACGCCGTTGTGCATGTACGGCGCCGTCTCGCTCAGGTTGCGCAGCGATGGCGTGCGGAACGCATAGGTCTGGTCGACGCCGGAGTCCGACTGCTCCAGCTTGCGGTTATCAGGAACCGGGAGCACGTGCGCGGTGAAATCGGAGAACATCGGCCCGTTGTGGCAGTTCACGCAGCCGGCCGTCTGGAAGCGCTCCATCCCGCGGATCTGCTCCTCCGTCATCGCGTTCGCATCCCTCCGCATGTAGCGATCGAACGGCGAGTTCACCGCGACGAGCGTCCGCTGGAACGCCGCCAGCGCGCGGCCGAGATTCTGCGCGTTCACCGGCTGCGAGCCGCCGAACGCGCGGCCGAACAGCCGCCGGTATTCCGCAATCGCGTTCAGGCGGCCGACGACGCGCGGGATCGCGTGCGCCTCGTCGTAGGCGCTGCCGCGCATCTCCTCGAGGGCCTTGAGCGGCTCGAGCGCCTGCGCCTCGAGCGACCGCGCGCGCAGGTCCCAGAACATCGGCGCCGTCTGCGGCGACGGATCGCCGCTGACGGTGAGGCCGTTGAACGCCGCGTTCACCACCGTCTGGCTGTTGCGTTTCACGAGGCGCGCAGGCCGGCCGGCGACGAACGCGCGGTTCGTTCCGAGGCCCGCGCCGTTGATGCCAATCGAGAGATCCAGGCCATCGGCGTATCCGAGCGCCGGATGGTGGCACGTCGCGCACGCGACGTCTCTGGGACCGGACAGCACCGGATCCCAGAACAGGAGACGTCCGAGCGCCACGCGATCCGGCGTCGTCGGATTGTCGGGAGGAGCCGGAACGGTGGTGGGCAGCGCCGCGATCCGGGCCTGCGCGGCCGTCTGCTTCGCGCCCGCCAGCGCCAGCGCCGCCGTCAGGCCGCCGGCCAGCAGGAGCATCGCCGGCCGGGTGAGGGTACGCATACACCAGACTCTACGTCCGCGGCGGCTGCCGAAGACGCTGCCACGGTTTTTTCACCAGCGGCGGCGCCGCGCGGCGGCCGCCGCGGCGTCAATCGGACGTGAAGACGCGCATGCGCTTCGGCGTCACGTAGGCGCGTGCGCCGACCCCGAGCTGCAGCGCGTCGAACTGCTGCCGCCCGAGCTCCACCTGAATCATGTTGTCCCCCCCGTCCGCCAGCTCCATCTTCACCAGCGCACCGGCGAGACGAATGTCGCGGACGATCGTCCAGACGCCGTCGCCCGTGTCCGTCGCACTCAGCTCGAGCTCGTGCGGCCGCGTGTAGCCGACGGCGTTGCGCGGCTCCCTGGACGCGTGCGCCGGATAATCGAGCGCGAGCGGACCGAGCGTCGCCCGGCCGCCCTGCACGCGCCCGTGAAAGATGTTGACGTTGCCGACGAAGGTCAGCACGAACGGCGTGGCCGGCTGCTCGACGATCGCCTCGGGCGTGCCGTCCTGCTCGATCC
It encodes the following:
- a CDS encoding GIY-YIG nuclease family protein is translated as MYIFRSERDPERHYVGVTADVDERLAWHNGGPSAVTIPYRPWRVVVQIEFGDERTAVRFEQYLKSGSDRAFARRHFSPER
- a CDS encoding PRC-barrel domain-containing protein; translation: MRYIGADHVDTPQGALQGTMVVGPRHEPVGTLDGLVIDPIEKQVRYLVVRSRKLLRSRRHLVPLTPARLDAERKTLHVDVGPDDLRRFQEISADTFERYSDDDLIAALFPSRAA
- a CDS encoding TRAP transporter fused permease subunit, coding for METVNGAAAPVEDLAFESPTRDLRGRTATVAWFVSIAISGYALYWVIGVIQPQAYRITFLLLALTLSFLLYPRGRADRAGVAAADWLLIAVAAAALLWPLADFERFIYRAADPTLTDVALGAALIGVVLEATRRTAGPILPVTALLFVAYAFYGPLLDLVGLGFVAHRGYDPARIVGTLYMTLEGIFGVPLDVAATYIALFTIFGAVLSVSGTGAFLVEWALAAVGRSRHGAGAGRAVTLAGLLLGAVSGSGVANTVTLGAMTWPVLRKAGYPATTGAAILAAAGIGAIICPPALGAAAFIIAELLNIPYLQVVVMAIIPALLYFLGVLLMIEADTRRFGMRPLETAGPPLRELTRRHGYHFLPIAGLPIMLATGTSAFRAVFYAMLLAIGLSFFDRRHALWPRRLLEALATGGRSVVSVAATTATAGVIVGVVTLTGLGLKIAGLIVAFAGGSLFLTVLYSAIAVLVLGLAVPVTASYIIAAVMVAPAMTSVGVPDLAAHMFIFYYAVLSEVSPPTALSPMAAAAITGGRQVPTMWLAWKYTLPAFVFPFAFTLGPRGLALLMQGSLAQILIGSSVAALGVVALAAGLGGWIRGRASVAERVLAVAGGLLLFAPGSAAAAAGAASFAIAIVVHFLRRDAALPQP
- a CDS encoding TAXI family TRAP transporter solute-binding subunit is translated as MTVRNLAAAAGAALCALGMIAVGSNPREFARAHGGVVRLSIATGNTGGVYYPYGGGLAKVIGESLRVQATAEVTAASVDNLKLIQQRKVDIAFTLADTLDDAIAGRGAFARTGPIEARTLAVLYPNYTHLATVAGNGVDRIPDLRGRVVSTGSPGSGTEVIALRVLRAAGVDPDRDVRRQALSVNASVDALKDGKIDAFFWSGGLPTASILDLASSVGIRARLIPNDEVIPALQRQFGDALYTRRVIPKGSYPGMTSEVGVVAVQNALVVHGKMEEPLAYDLTRVLFERRAALTAIHPEARHLSLPSAVEGSPAPFHPGAERFYRERGAWKQ
- a CDS encoding PQQ-binding-like beta-propeller repeat protein: MRTTFLCTAAIALCLCSGPAARQAPADWPQWGGPNRNFVSPSTGLASGWPAGGPRKLWSRTLGEGHSAIAVEGGRLYTMYRPLGLLAAIRRSQEEVVTAIDAATGKAIWEHKFPSPTEGVNFSEGAGPHSTPLVTADRVFAIGSRKELMALNKATGQLLWSHDMIKEYNAEPPDRGYAPSPLLHGDTVIVPMGGPGQVLAAFNAKSGALVWKAGDFQFSPASPAIIDVDGQKQLLYFAGNAVAGFDPATGRTLWSHPHKTDWGLNISTPIWSPSDHLLFVSSAYGTGSRVLELRQAGGKTTATEKWFNNRMRIHIGTAIRVGNHVFGSSGDFGPAFLTAVDVTSGRLAWQDRSFARAQLLHADNKLVILDEDGTLGLATVSPAGLQVLAKAPILDHLAWTPPTLVGTRLFVRDRKTIAAFDLGGGK
- a CDS encoding tryptophan 7-halogenase, whose protein sequence is MRGEERFDLVVIGGGPAGSTAATLVAMQGHRVLLLEKEAFPRYQIGESLLPLTIHAICAMLGVTDEIKQAGFVPKFGGVFRWGLREEPWHFTFGTVRDLAKAGAGYAYQVERARFDHILLNNARRRGVDVRERHAVLEPLFENERVSGVRFADPGGTERVARAAFVIDASGNGSPLHRHVGTRVYSEFFRNVALFCYYENAARLPGDQAGSVVSAAFDEGWFWFIPLSDTLTSVGAVIAREHAERLQQDHEQAMRGFIDACPFIRTLLAGATRVTDGPYGRFRVRKDYSYTNTHFWRPGLILIGDAACFIDPIFSSGVHLATYAALLAARSINTILRGGVDEPRALVEFERRYRAEFENVFGFLVSFYDVHQDEDSYFWRARKILHTTERANEAFVRLISGFSTAESTIFETASRVSAHMKEFERSGSREALCRIEELGRPNPRALRTPGSAAAAPAPETPRWPGGLITSPDGFYWTLPGHPVAR
- a CDS encoding cytochrome c peroxidase encodes the protein MRTLTRPAMLLLAGGLTAALALAGAKQTAAQARIAALPTTVPAPPDNPTTPDRVALGRLLFWDPVLSGPRDVACATCHHPALGYADGLDLSIGINGAGLGTNRAFVAGRPARLVKRNSQTVVNAAFNGLTVSGDPSPQTAPMFWDLRARSLEAQALEPLKALEEMRGSAYDEAHAIPRVVGRLNAIAEYRRLFGRAFGGSQPVNAQNLGRALAAFQRTLVAVNSPFDRYMRRDANAMTEEQIRGMERFQTAGCVNCHNGPMFSDFTAHVLPVPDNRKLEQSDSGVDQTYAFRTPSLRNLSETAPYMHNGVFRSLPDVIDFYQRISRGGGRRGGGGGRGGGRGGNPNVGPAAVDPLVRQLDLRGRGQRDIVEFLRALDDPAFDRTIPPRVPSGLPVGGRVQ